The sequence below is a genomic window from Streptomyces sp. NBC_00289.
ACGACGCGGAGGGTGTCGGCCGGCTGGCCGTCTGTCTCGACCCGTCGAACGCGGACTTCGTGGTGCTCACCCCGGTGCGCGGCTGAGCTTCGGCGGGGCGGGCCGACGTGCGGTCCACTGTCGATCGGGCCGGCGCCGCCGGCTCCTCCAGGGCCTGACGGCGGCACCCGGCGGATGCGACTCCGAACTCGACCGTCAGCCCGACTACCGACTACCGACTACCGACTACCGACTGCCCACTGCCCACTGCGACTGCCGACTGCCGCTCGACGCTGCGGTCGCCTTGCGGACTCGGCAGGTGAACGTCCTGCCCGCCCTCCTGGGCCTGCTGACCCGGTTCCGACCCCCAGGAAAATCGGTGGCGCTCCGTGAACCGCGCCGTTATCTTCCGCTGAGCGCAGTGAGGTACGGGGCGCGATCGCGAGGGGAGCCGGGCATGAGCAGCGAGGGCACAGGGGCCGACCGTTTGGGCTTACTGCTCGACCAGTTCGACCGCGCCAGGGAGATGGCCCAGGTCAGGCTGACCGGACTCGGCGACGAGGAGTACCTGTGGGAGCCGGTACCCGACTGCTGGTCGATCCGGCGGCGGAGCGAGGCGGCGACGCCCAGGGCGTTCGGACCGGGCGAGTGGGTGCTCGACCTGGGCAACCCTGACATCCCTGCCAACGAGTACGCCGAGGTCGCCCGGCAGGCCGCCGACGGCATGACCGTAGCCAAGATCGCCGATGACTGGAGCGTGGGTGTCGAGCGGGTCGAGGAGATCCTCGCCGGCACCGCTGTGGCGGAGCCCGACGCACCGCCGGTCACGACCATCGCGTGGCGGCTGGGGCACCTGCACTTCGAATTCGCGGGCGGGTGGGAGTGGGCCTTCGGCGAACGGCGGCAGGACCCGAAGCTGATGGTCGACTTCTCCCCCTCCGCCTCGGTCACGCTGGAGCGGTTCTGGGCGGTGATCGACCGCTGGCGCGACAGCGTCGCCACCGTCACCGAGAAGCAGCTCGACACGGTCGGCTTCTCGCAGTACCCGTACGGCTCCCACGCCGAGGACTCGTTCCTCGACGTGCTGTCGGGAACCAACCTCGAGTTCATCCACCACATGGCGGAGATCGCGTTGCTCCGCGACCTGTGGCGGGCCCGCTTCGCCACTCCCGCGTAGGCCAGGACCAGATGTTCGTCGAGAGCGATCAGACCCGCGTCCGGAAAGGAGACTGACTTCGTGGAGTTCGCCTTTTCCGGCCGGGTGATCGAGTGGCGCGGGCCGTCGCCGTACTTCTTCGTTCCCGTTCCGGACGAGGAGTCCGCCGACATCCGCGAGGTGGCCGCGATGGCCACCTACGGCTGGGGGGTGATCCCGGTGGAGGCTCGGATCGGTGAGGTCGCCTTCCGGACCTCGCTCTTCCCCAAGGACGGCGGCTACCTGCTGCCACTCAAGGCCGCTGTGCGCAAGACGCACAGCGTCTCCGCGGGCGACGACGTGTCGGTGCGGATGACGGTCCGTCTCCAGCCCTGAGCTCGAGTTCCGTCGTACGGCGGCACGTTCGGCTGCTCATGCGGCACCGCGCACCCGCACCACCTACCGCCTGACCGGTCAGCTCCTCCCCCATCGCGCCAAGCCCCGCAGCGCGGCGTTGTAGCCCCGGTCGGGCACGGTCCACAGTGTCTGGCCCCGGACCCCCCAGCGTTCCAGCAGTGCGTTGGCCGCCATGAAGCCGCTGGTCGCCGCGCGTTCCATCAGCGCCACGGGCAGGTCCGTACGGACCAGGTCGCCGGCCACCACCAGGCCCGGGTCACCGGTGCGGACCGTCGGCCGGTCGGTGTATCCGCCGACCGGGAACAGGGGGCAGTCGGCCCGCCACTCGTGCCGCTCGTCGACGACCGTCGCCTCCCGGGTCTCCGGGTACACGGCGTACAACTGCTCGACGAGACGCTTCTCCTCCACGTCACGGGCCGCGCCCTCCGGCAGGGCGTAGGCGTGCAGTTCGACCACGGAGCCGCCGGTGCGCGCCGACCAGCGGGCCGCCTCGCCCTCCCAGCGCTCCAGCACGCTGACGTTGTCGAGGGTGCCGTAGCCGCTGGTGCCCAGGAAGCCGGGGCGGTCGCGGGCGACGGGCCGGTCCAGCCAGAGGCGCGTGACCAGGAACGGGGGCGCGTTGCGCAGCCGGCCCACCCGCTCGCGCCACGGCGCTTCGGCCAGCTCCGGGGAGCGGCCGACCACCGACCGCAGACCGGCCGTGTCCAGAGCCAGCACCGCCGTGTCGTACCGCCGCTCCCCGTCCCCGGTGGCCACGACGAAGCCGCCGTCATCCGTGGGCGCGATGTGCTCGACGGCCGTCGAGGTGCGTACGTCGACGCCGTGGCCTCGCAGATATCCGCCGAGGGGTTCCCACAGAGCGTCGGGGAAGGGCTCGTCGGGCACGTCGAAGAGCAGTCCCTCGGCGGAGCCGAGGAAGTAGATGTGGAACATCAGCACCATCTCCGCGGCCGACAACTCGCGGGGATCCGCGAAGAAGCTGCGGGAGAACACCTCGAAGGCGAGATGGTGCGCGGCCTTCGGGAACCGGATCGACTCGAGGAAGTCATGGGCACTGACGGCGTCGAAACGCTCGTAGACCTCGGGCACGCGGACGTCGAGCAGAGGCAGCGCGGCCACCGGGTTCATGCGGGCCAGGTCGCGGACACCGAAGGTGGGGCTGAGGGCGACGAATCCGAGCGCACTCCACGGCGGGGTCCGCGGGACGCGGCGGAAGCTGTCGTTCAGTCCCCCGCTGTGACGCAGTGGGTAGTCGGCGAGGCCCGTCAGACGCTCCAGCCCCGGGTCGGTCCGACGCAGCAGTCCGCGCAGGTTGTAGTACTGGCGGAAGACGGCGTGGAAGCCACGGCTCATCGTCACCGCGCTGCCGTCGTTGAGGTTCACCGGCCAGCCGGCCAGACGCCCGCCGAGGGCCGGTTCGCGCTCGTAGAGCGTGACCCGCACCTCGCGCTCGGCCAGGGCGGTCGCGGCCGCAAGGCCGGCGATGCCGCCGCCCACGACAGCGGTCGTCGGCGGGCGGTCACCGCCGACCCGCGGCGCCCCGGGCCGTGCGGGCAGCATCCGGGCGCGCCGGTCCCGGCCGCGCCGGGCCGCGTTCTGCCGCTCGGAGGCCCTCACCGGTCACCGGCCGCGCCGAGGACCGCGCGCCTGGCGACGACGGTGTGGGTGATGCCGGTCTGCCAGCCCGGCAGCGGCAACAGCCGTACGCGGTCGAACCCGGCCGACCCGACACGTGCGGCGAACTCGTCGGCGGTGTCGAACTCGACGACGCTGCGCCACAGATGGCGGTACAGCCTTCCGTCCCCGAGGGCGGTGGCCACGGGCAGGACGATGCCGCCGCACACCGCCGTCCACACCGCGCGGTGGGCGGGCCGGCCGCTGAGGGTGTACTCGTGCACCGCGAGCCGCCCGTGCGGCGCCAGCAGGTCGCGTACGGTCGCGAGGACGCCCTCGGGGTCGGCCGCGTTACGGAAGAGATAGGCGGCGAACACCGCGTCGAACGGGCCCCCGACGCCCCTCTCCGCCAGCCGTTCCGCCGGGGCGTGCACGAAGGTGACGTTGTCCGGCCAGGACTTCGCGGCCGCTTTCTCCAGCATGCCGGCGGAGGCGTCCACCGCGGTGATCTCCGCCCCGGGCAGTACGGCGGCGAGGGCGGCGGTCGAGGCGCCGGTACCGCAGCCGAGGTCCAGCACCCGCATGCCGCTCCCACCGTCCGGCAGACCGAGACGGCGCGCCGAGCGGCGCAGATGGGCGTGGTAGCCGGGGTTGGCGGCCACCAGCGTGTCGTAGGTGCGAGAGGCGTGGTCGAACGCGGCGGCCAGGTCCGCGTCGCGCAGCAGGGTCATTCGGTCTCCTTGAACGGGGGCACGGTCCACCTCCGCGCGGCGGTCACGGTCCGGGAAAGGGGCGGCGGGGCAGGTACGGGAGTTCCGCGGCGGAGCGGAGCATCGGCAGCACAGGGGTGCGTATCCCCACCGAGAGGTCCTCGTGGAGCCGGGTGCGGCCGTCGAGGAAGCGCAGCAGCCGCTCCATCGGCACCTGGGTGAACAGGCGCGCGAAGAAGTCGGCGCCGTCGACGCGGCCGCTGTCCAGGGCACGCAGCATCACGGCGTCCATGGCGCGGGAGCGTGCCGAGTGAGCGGGCGGCGGCAGCGGACGGCGCCCCGCCGCCAGGGCGCTCGCGACGGCCCGCGTCTGACGCTGCACGGCGGCGAAGGTGTAGCCCGTCGACGGGCGGGTCGCGCCGCCGGCCGCGCCGATACGGAAGACCGACGGCGCGGTCTGCCGGGCGAACGGCGCGTCGGTCATGGGGATCACGCCCGTCTCGGTCCCGACGACCTCGAGGCCGGTGAGGCCGAGAACGTCCTCGGTGTAGTGACGCAGCGCGGCTTCGTAGCCCTGCCGGGACAGGACCTCGGGGGAGAACTCCGTGTACTCGACGAGCGCCTGCCGGCCGCCGGTGGGCAGGACGTAGCCGAAGGAGAGGCCGCGCGGCGGCTGCGGCGTCCGGAAGTCCATGAGCTCGACCGTGCCGGGGTCGAAGACCGGCCGGTCGCAGTGGACGAACCAGCCGTGGAAATGCTGCAGCAGCGTGGTGCGGGCAGCCGGGAGACTGCCGAGCGGCCGCGAGTCGAAGACCCAGCGGGCGCGTACGGTCAGCGGACGTCCGTCGACGGCGCGAGTGTGGACGTGGGCGCCCTCGGTGATGCCCTCTACCGTCTCCACGGTCGCCTGGAGGCGCTGGACCTCCTCGCTCCGCGCGAGGTCGTGGCCGATCAGGTCCTCGAAGTCGTCGGAGCGGATCATCTTGTACCGCAGCGGCGCGATGTCGTCCTCGATCATCCGGCCGTCCGGGGTGTGCACCCGCAGGTGTCGCCACGCGGCGGTCAGGGCCGCGTCGTATCTTCCGCGGCCACGCTCCCAGAAGCACCACGTACGTCGGGGCGGCCGCAGGGGGCCCGGCGGGGCGTCCACCAGAAGCACCGACAGCCGGCGTGTCCCGGGCGCGGGGCAGGCCAGACGGTGGGCCAGGGACAGTCCCGCGGCTCCCGCGCCCACGATGGCCACGTCCGCCTCGAGCACGAGCGTCTCCTCCTTCCGCGCGTCCCCACGCGCGCTGTCGGAAGCATTCCTGCTCGTGTGCCCTTCCGGATGCAGGCCACGCTGGGCAGTCGGCCGCGCGATGGACTTCGTCGCACTCGCGCACGGCCGGGCGCGCGCCTGCCGGGGCCGGTGGGGTCGGGACCCGCGGGCCGGGGGCCGGTGGAGCCGGGACGCGCGCAGCTGGAACCCGCGGGTTCGGGACTCGCGGGGGTCAGGTCCCGCGGGGGGGGCAGGACCCGCGGAGATCGAGCCACGTGACAAGCCGTCACCGTGACCCGCCCGGGGGGGGTGTCGACATGGGACGTCCGACAGACGGTCAGAGGCAGGGGCAGGCAGGGGCAGGCAGAGACGGGCAGGGGCAGGCAGAGACAGGCAGAGGCAAGGGCAAAGGCAGAAGCAGAGCCTCAGGCGTGGCGGCGCTACGCCTCTGGTCCGCCGTGTCGGCGCGCGAAGCGGACCGCGACGGACCCCAGCCGTTCCAGAATCCGGACCAGGACGAGCCACGTCCCCCGCGGTTTCCCCTCGTCGTCCGGGCTCCCCGTACCGCGCGGGCCTCGCGCGGCGCGTTGCCGCCGACACGGTCGGACCGCCGGGCGGGACGCGGCGGCCCCCTGCCACCGCGCCCGCTCGGCGCGCATCTGGGTGCGGATCGCGTCCCACACGTGCGCCGGCGGCCCGGCGAGCGTCTCGTGCGGGTAGGTGTGCCTGCCCGTCTCGGCAGCGCGTTCGAGCGCGGCGAGCCGGTCGCGGCAGGGTCCGCAGAGGCGCAGGTGCCCGGCCTCCTCCGGGGACCAGGGCGTCCGCGAGCCGTCGAGGGCGTGGGCCGCCAGTTCGTCGGGAGGGATGTGAGCGGCCGCCCCGGGTTCGGTCATGCGTCGCCTCTCTACGTCCACTCGGCCCCGTCACGTGCGGTGTCGACACCTCGCGTCGCCTCCCGCCGTGACGGATGCCGGGCAGTGTTCCGGGGTGCGGGTCTCGCTGTCCGGGTGTGAGCCTTGCCATCACTCCTTCACGGGCGAGCCGCCCGTTCGGATGCACGACCGGGTGACGAGCACCCCGAACGGCCCCGTCGTCCGATGCGACCGACGCGATCGGGCAGCAGTGCGACCGCATCGTTTTCGCATCGGGTTACCTCTGGTGACGAAGGACGCCGTCCTCGCGGAGGCAGCAGCTGAGCCGGTGCAGACCGCGCCGGGCGTGGCTCTTGACCGTACCCAGCGGCCAGCCGGTCAGATCCGCGATCTGGGTCTGCGTCAAGTCGTCGTAGAACGCCAGACTCAGGACGCGGCGCTGCGGGGCGGGAAGTTTCGCGAGTTCGTGGCCGACGAGCACGCGGTCGAGCACGGCGTCCGGCTGGGAGTCGTTCTCCTGTACGTGAACGGACATCAGGGATCCGGCCGCGGCGACGAGTTCGGCCCTACGGGTTCTGGCGGACAACGCGTCGGCGATCTTGCGGCGGGTGATCCCGACGAGCCAGGCGGACAGCGTGCCGCGCTCCGGTACGAAGCCGCCGCGACCCCGCCACGCCGCCAGGAACACGAGCTGCGTGACGTCCTCCGCCTCCCGGGCGTCCCCGAGGGAGCGCCGCGCCAGGGTGTACACCAGCGCGCCCCACCGGTGGTAGGCGGCGGCCAGGCAGGCGTCGTCGCCCGCGACGAAGCCCGCCGCGAGTTCCTCGTCGGCCAGCGACTCCTCGGCCGGAGCCCACAGCGGAAGGTCCTCGAGGGTCTGCTCGGTGGTCTGCCGTGCGGTCATGGTGACTGCTCCTCGTGCGGGCGGTGTCCGTTCCGTCTCCGGGGCGGGCCGCCTGTCTGGAGCCGAGCCGCCCCGCGGATTCCGGGTTGCCGGTCGCTCGGAGCGACTGCGGCCCCCTCACCATGCGAAGCGATGAATCGATGCGGCAACTTGCATCGACTCTGCATCGGATGTGAACCGAGTCGTCAGGTGAGCGATGCCGGCTCGCGTGGCACACGTCTAAGGCGTCATGCGGTGGTCGGTGGTCGCTGCCCGGAAGCGGGCCGCTCCACTTTCCACCGCGTGGCGCATCCGACTCCGCCGTCGGCGCGGAATGCGTATGGACGAGGCCAGCTCCGATCACGACGAGAGGAACCGGGATGCGCCCCAGCAAGGCGAAGGACCACCACGCGGCCGGGCCGCCGCCCGGCCCGCCCCGCGCGTCCCGGCGGACCTCGGCCCCCGCGGAGCACCCGCGCCTCGAGGGCCCCGCCCCCTCCCCCGACAGCCGACCCGAAGGCGACATGCCCGACCCATCCGCCTTGGACGTGACCGACCTCCGCGCCATCGACGCCGACGTCCCCGCTGCCGTGGGCCGCCTCCTCGGCCGTCTCCTGGCCGAGCGCACGGCGCAGGCCACCGCCCTCGACCCGGTGTTCGCCCACGACCTCGCCGAGCGCGTCGCCCGCTTCACCCTCGACGGCGGCAAGCGCACCCGGTCCCAGTTCGTGTGGTGGGCGCTGCGCGCCTGCGGCGGCGA
It includes:
- a CDS encoding lycopene cyclase family protein, which encodes MLEADVAIVGAGAAGLSLAHRLACPAPGTRRLSVLLVDAPPGPLRPPRRTWCFWERGRGRYDAALTAAWRHLRVHTPDGRMIEDDIAPLRYKMIRSDDFEDLIGHDLARSEEVQRLQATVETVEGITEGAHVHTRAVDGRPLTVRARWVFDSRPLGSLPAARTTLLQHFHGWFVHCDRPVFDPGTVELMDFRTPQPPRGLSFGYVLPTGGRQALVEYTEFSPEVLSRQGYEAALRHYTEDVLGLTGLEVVGTETGVIPMTDAPFARQTAPSVFRIGAAGGATRPSTGYTFAAVQRQTRAVASALAAGRRPLPPPAHSARSRAMDAVMLRALDSGRVDGADFFARLFTQVPMERLLRFLDGRTRLHEDLSVGIRTPVLPMLRSAAELPYLPRRPFPGP
- a CDS encoding sigma-70 family RNA polymerase sigma factor, with the translated sequence MTARQTTEQTLEDLPLWAPAEESLADEELAAGFVAGDDACLAAAYHRWGALVYTLARRSLGDAREAEDVTQLVFLAAWRGRGGFVPERGTLSAWLVGITRRKIADALSARTRRAELVAAAGSLMSVHVQENDSQPDAVLDRVLVGHELAKLPAPQRRVLSLAFYDDLTQTQIADLTGWPLGTVKSHARRGLHRLSCCLREDGVLRHQR
- a CDS encoding methyltransferase domain-containing protein yields the protein MTLLRDADLAAAFDHASRTYDTLVAANPGYHAHLRRSARRLGLPDGGSGMRVLDLGCGTGASTAALAAVLPGAEITAVDASAGMLEKAAAKSWPDNVTFVHAPAERLAERGVGGPFDAVFAAYLFRNAADPEGVLATVRDLLAPHGRLAVHEYTLSGRPAHRAVWTAVCGGIVLPVATALGDGRLYRHLWRSVVEFDTADEFAARVGSAGFDRVRLLPLPGWQTGITHTVVARRAVLGAAGDR
- a CDS encoding DUF1905 domain-containing protein → MEFAFSGRVIEWRGPSPYFFVPVPDEESADIREVAAMATYGWGVIPVEARIGEVAFRTSLFPKDGGYLLPLKAAVRKTHSVSAGDDVSVRMTVRLQP
- a CDS encoding FAD-dependent oxidoreductase produces the protein MLPARPGAPRVGGDRPPTTAVVGGGIAGLAAATALAEREVRVTLYEREPALGGRLAGWPVNLNDGSAVTMSRGFHAVFRQYYNLRGLLRRTDPGLERLTGLADYPLRHSGGLNDSFRRVPRTPPWSALGFVALSPTFGVRDLARMNPVAALPLLDVRVPEVYERFDAVSAHDFLESIRFPKAAHHLAFEVFSRSFFADPRELSAAEMVLMFHIYFLGSAEGLLFDVPDEPFPDALWEPLGGYLRGHGVDVRTSTAVEHIAPTDDGGFVVATGDGERRYDTAVLALDTAGLRSVVGRSPELAEAPWRERVGRLRNAPPFLVTRLWLDRPVARDRPGFLGTSGYGTLDNVSVLERWEGEAARWSARTGGSVVELHAYALPEGAARDVEEKRLVEQLYAVYPETREATVVDERHEWRADCPLFPVGGYTDRPTVRTGDPGLVVAGDLVRTDLPVALMERAATSGFMAANALLERWGVRGQTLWTVPDRGYNAALRGLARWGRS
- a CDS encoding DinB family protein, whose amino-acid sequence is MSSEGTGADRLGLLLDQFDRAREMAQVRLTGLGDEEYLWEPVPDCWSIRRRSEAATPRAFGPGEWVLDLGNPDIPANEYAEVARQAADGMTVAKIADDWSVGVERVEEILAGTAVAEPDAPPVTTIAWRLGHLHFEFAGGWEWAFGERRQDPKLMVDFSPSASVTLERFWAVIDRWRDSVATVTEKQLDTVGFSQYPYGSHAEDSFLDVLSGTNLEFIHHMAEIALLRDLWRARFATPA